The sequence acattaaaaacaagACGAAATTATAATATAAATCCTCGCATAAATCTCAATAATATTTACTTGCTATTTGATTGACGGCATCACCAACTCCATCGAAAACATGTGTTGGCAGTCAAAAAGTTGCCCCAGTGCTGATACTCTGGGCACTGGAACAAACATGCTTGGAATTATCAATTTTATCTTCAATTTCGCAGCATAAATGTCCCACTGaataaattccactaaaaaaaacattatcctTTGAAACATACTAAGCCATTAGAAATACAGTATTTGCATCGAAATAAGtttattaatcaaaatttcatgggGCAATTTTGCTACCAactgaaaaatatgtttccaacttcaatcgcatttttctcagttgcatatttttcgacatgggacagatatgcttgaCACGGCAGTTCAATACCTATATGAAGATTtacaacgataaatgtgctcagccACAGCATAATAGGCTAAGGTTTGAAGCGTTAACGAATAAaacttccaatgaatgattaaatttgtttggattaaataattcaactctatgattaaagattatgattaacgatttaatcatttttgacaatgattaatgattatgattaacgattaaattaatttttggcaATGATTAACAATttcgattaatgaataaaacgttaagAGTATGATTAAcaattaccgatcgtgatttaatgttgacacaataattgattgaatcatactttttgtatgattatgattaatggataatatgattaaataacccattattcattattaaatctatgattaatcgcTAATGCTCTTCGAGCCGTATACCCTACATCCAttttgaaatatcagtttttgaTCCAAGACGGTAACACCGACGATACGCTGATAGCGATAGCTTGTGACTTGTGAGTCAGAATATCGCTTAGTTGTGCGGAGTAAGGAAGTTTTCAATTTGAGTGGAAAATAATTTTGGGAGATACAACAATGTCCAACGAGCAGAATGAATCATTCATTGTCTTGGGTTCTTCAATGAGTTCTGCTGACCGGAACTACCCCACTTCTGAGGATTTCGAAGGGTTAGAAACGTTAAATCCAACCAACGAGGAATGCGAAATCCCCATTATGAGTCATTCGTCTGCAAGCAAGGCAAATCACGGAGAAACTGTGACGAACGATCGGAGTGTAAGTAGTGCCATAACTTTATCGGTTCACTCTCCACGCATGATGCCATCCTTAACGAATGACGAATGTATTACCCGTATGCAAAAATTggaagtggaaaacgaaaatctACGACAAATTATTCGCACTGCTAAAGAGAAACACAATCAGGCCTGGAATCGTATTGCAGCACTCGAGAAGAAGCTTGAGTCCATGGAACTACAGACCGAAAATGATAATGCACATATTTCGGAATTAAAGAAGGATTTATCAGAAAGGGTATCTGTTTTGAAAAATCAGGCCCACTGCATCGAAAAAATGGACCAGGAGAAGCAGAGTAACATGTTGTTAAAGTCGACGAATTCACAATTACAAGATAAGGTGAGTTGATAGCATTATTTGATTATTGTCAATTTACCTAACAAATAATTGCATTACTCGATAGCTGATTCAAATTCAAGATGATCATGTAAAGGAAATTCAATCGAAGAATCTAGAAGTGGACAGGCTTATGGAACAGGTGAATTCGCTGCAGGACCAGTTGAACACAAGTAAACTTGCATCCCAAATGCACTCAAAGCCTGATTGTATTTCGTCGGAACTAATTCATTTTATTCTGCAATGTCCGTTGTGCGAAAATCGATATAAAGATTTGGACGTTCTCCAGATCCACGTTGAAGAATGCGTCCTAGCATTTATGTAGTTGGAGCCACACTGTACGAATGTGTGAATGAACAATCTGCTGAcaataaaaactattttgtgttttaaaaataaaattgttttgtgCAAAGCTTTTTGTACAAAATAGAAATTAAACACTTCCAAGTGAATGTACCTATTTGCTGACTGTTGAATTTTAGAAAACCTTACTTTGTAAAACTATCTGAATATATTACTTCCGTAAACAATCTGTAGTGGGTcggaaatcgttcaaaaagtttttttttatattttatttgtcTAGTGctcagcatgagcatgatgaccgtatAATTCGTAgctgctactccgtgattgatcagaacaagccaaattcaaaatcgagatgtggagaagcGACTGTActacagggtttgcagaaaacgGTATCAATATATAACGAACAAAGATAAaataaaggcaaaaactgttccgatttataacaagccatgataacaaatttatcaaacttgtatacaagtgcgagaaAACAGAATCTGATAAGAAGTTCGTTCGATCACttttaggctttggtccgattcgtgaatcaaaatcgaattaaacttaaaaagtgacagttcaaaaatttccaaataaccctccctctctgcgagcagggttatttgaaaattttcaaacagccacttttaagtttaattcgattttaattcacgaatcggatCAAAGCCTTAGTAGTCTGTCAATAACTCATCAGAGGCTAAAtgtcaaaatgtgttgtatggtggacttctagtacgaaggtttttctacaactctgcctaacaggtcAATGTTTGAATTTAACTCATAACCAGAGGAccgacatccaatttttttactatggattttgacaggtttgcctgttcgttcttttttgggggataaatttatcccccagtgtcaaattaccccaatacttatttattttgcattagtatgtgcgcgaattttgaatgtttacttttttacaggagaatatgatgcaaaacgcccataccactcaacatgatacaatcatgagaaaatagagaaaaaattaacgaactataaattaaaactattttacactcgattccatgctttaaacataagaatgttcaacttatttgctcaattcttCAGAATGCTGCTTGCACACAGTACTGtctatgcctttgttcgttttatatcattttcacccttggaattgtttatgttgcattcgcagtgcactcgtattggtgactcagaaaagatgtgacaaagatggcgtagcttgtcatccccgtgctcataacggagctatagcgctagtagcagtaacttatactaaatgataataaaatttcaatcatttagtataagttactgctactggagccagtgttgtcctacattcagtgcaaaaaattctgctctttgattttactctatctaaacgattttatagtcttaacAAAATAACTATTACAgggatattttttaattttctaaatgccatgtcaaactattgaaaaaatgcacaccagagccacaggagcgcgcgcgctgaaaatacactagAGTGGAGCTATAGCCATTTAGAAAAACTATAGAAATGTACGTcgttcgaaacaaaaaaatccgcATGA comes from Armigeres subalbatus isolate Guangzhou_Male chromosome 2, GZ_Asu_2, whole genome shotgun sequence and encodes:
- the LOC134214558 gene encoding optineurin-like — encoded protein: MSNEQNESFIVLGSSMSSADRNYPTSEDFEGLETLNPTNEECEIPIMSHSSASKANHGETVTNDRSVSSAITLSVHSPRMMPSLTNDECITRMQKLEVENENLRQIIRTAKEKHNQAWNRIAALEKKLESMELQTENDNAHISELKKDLSERVSVLKNQAHCIEKMDQEKQSNMLLKSTNSQLQDKLIQIQDDHVKEIQSKNLEVDRLMEQVNSLQDQLNTSKLASQMHSKPDCISSELIHFILQCPLCENRYKDLDVLQIHVEECVLAFM